A genomic window from Candidatus Andeanibacterium colombiense includes:
- a CDS encoding TonB-dependent receptor: MLALAHGLGLGATAAEAQTAAAGAAKDGQIAFAIPAGSVGDALRAYADTTGLQLIYNAALDTAGRSPGVEDSLGARDALTRLLAGTGLSFRFVNGNTVTIEGAGGDGEVVTGAVQVEGVQGSPWFGGGGRDAGVNGMNGSRDITATEGTGSFTSGALTIGSKVPQALKDVPQSISVLTSERLEQQNVTDFADAMRQLPGVTLVQGTSSIENIFYSRGYEIKSIQVDGGAPLATALASGAAFGFYPQIDMSIYDHVELLRGAQGQFGSYGDPGGTVNLVRKKPLDHAQFAVEAQAGSWQNYRLVADATSPLALDGKLRGRLVMTYQDNRYFYQTAKDNKTLIYGIAELDLTPTTLITAGINYTRQNSLPWFGGLPRYLTGGDLELPRSTSLALPWNRWEFDTTELFGSIEQKFGQDWTLKLNLTDNRQSSTRKIGYSSGAVDPATHTGPYLSGTYNNYASKQFSAEATLIGAIELFGQRQEVTIGVNRVKSDGDGLTNYSQLISATAASPYQPYPGGPVYCTSGGACPVGSIHSSPPVDVFAFDPRNPLYTEPRNPLIYYRFPKLGQTQTGAYINLRLTAFGRLHLTTGLHWSRYEYENEYEYLCTATTGSCAGKQIGDVYYSSPYIRYGANDFSWPPPINLSFDVTKSLTVYAGYTDIYQSQGSLLGHDHSPMPPVTGSNWEGGLKWAAANGKLNLSLAGYQIRQKGFATLDPPDGSEYEDLGNGIECCFVADKEATQVSKGIDFEATGEIVRGWQVSASYTYNENRYEGISYATQEGTPLVSIQPKHLYKLWMSYDFGAAGREGLFSGLTLSGGVNGQSSAFYAGTVCKTDFIVTSSTSGIQSCPGKIIDDVYVPGSVDYAFTVPGHAVVSARIDYRFSGTWSAALNLDNIFDKVYYQTVGSSPSGGNWYGTPRSFTATLRAKW, encoded by the coding sequence GTGCTCGCGCTGGCGCACGGGCTGGGGCTCGGCGCCACAGCGGCCGAAGCGCAGACCGCGGCGGCCGGCGCTGCGAAGGATGGGCAGATCGCCTTCGCGATTCCCGCGGGCTCGGTCGGCGACGCGCTGCGCGCCTATGCCGATACGACGGGCCTGCAACTGATCTACAACGCCGCGCTCGACACCGCCGGCAGGAGCCCGGGCGTGGAAGACAGCCTGGGCGCACGGGACGCGCTCACCCGGCTGCTCGCGGGCACCGGCCTTTCGTTCCGCTTCGTCAACGGCAACACCGTGACGATCGAGGGCGCGGGCGGCGACGGCGAGGTCGTGACCGGCGCGGTGCAGGTGGAAGGCGTGCAGGGTTCGCCCTGGTTCGGCGGTGGCGGCCGCGATGCAGGGGTCAACGGGATGAATGGGTCGCGGGATATTACCGCAACCGAGGGGACCGGGAGTTTCACCAGCGGAGCGCTGACGATCGGCAGCAAGGTGCCGCAGGCGCTGAAGGATGTGCCGCAGTCGATCTCGGTGCTGACGAGTGAAAGGTTGGAGCAGCAGAACGTCACGGATTTTGCCGATGCGATGCGTCAGTTGCCGGGGGTAACCTTGGTTCAAGGCACCTCAAGCATTGAAAACATCTTCTATTCCCGCGGCTATGAGATCAAGAGCATCCAGGTCGATGGGGGCGCCCCGCTCGCCACCGCCCTGGCCAGCGGGGCAGCTTTCGGTTTCTATCCCCAGATCGACATGTCGATCTATGACCACGTAGAATTGCTGCGCGGTGCACAAGGCCAGTTCGGCAGCTATGGTGATCCAGGTGGGACGGTGAACCTGGTGCGGAAGAAGCCGCTCGATCACGCGCAATTTGCCGTAGAAGCTCAGGCTGGCAGCTGGCAGAACTATCGCCTGGTTGCCGACGCAACCTCGCCGCTCGCACTTGACGGAAAATTGCGCGGCCGATTGGTGATGACCTATCAGGACAATCGCTATTTTTACCAGACGGCCAAAGACAACAAAACGCTGATCTATGGCATTGCCGAGCTTGATCTTACGCCTACCACACTGATTACGGCCGGGATCAACTACACCCGTCAAAACAGCCTGCCGTGGTTCGGTGGCCTGCCCCGCTATTTGACCGGCGGCGATCTCGAGCTACCCCGCTCTACCTCACTCGCGCTTCCTTGGAACCGTTGGGAGTTCGACACTACCGAGCTGTTCGGCAGTATCGAACAGAAGTTCGGTCAGGACTGGACGCTCAAGCTCAATCTCACGGACAACCGCCAGTCCAGCACCCGAAAGATCGGGTACAGCAGCGGCGCGGTCGATCCCGCCACGCATACCGGCCCGTATCTCTCGGGCACGTATAACAATTATGCGAGCAAGCAATTCTCGGCGGAAGCGACGCTCATCGGCGCGATCGAACTGTTCGGCCAGAGACAGGAAGTGACGATCGGCGTCAACCGGGTGAAATCCGACGGCGACGGGCTAACCAATTACAGCCAGCTCATCTCAGCGACGGCTGCCTCTCCCTATCAACCTTACCCCGGCGGGCCAGTATACTGCACCAGCGGCGGCGCCTGCCCGGTCGGAAGCATTCATTCCTCCCCCCCGGTTGACGTCTTCGCGTTCGATCCACGGAATCCGCTCTACACCGAACCCCGCAACCCGTTGATCTATTATCGCTTCCCAAAACTGGGGCAAACCCAGACAGGCGCCTACATCAACTTGCGACTGACCGCGTTCGGTCGGCTGCATCTCACCACCGGACTGCATTGGAGCAGATACGAATACGAGAACGAATACGAGTACCTCTGCACTGCCACGACCGGCAGCTGCGCCGGCAAGCAGATTGGCGACGTCTACTATTCCTCACCCTACATACGTTATGGCGCCAACGATTTCAGCTGGCCACCGCCGATAAACCTTTCCTTCGATGTAACGAAATCGCTCACGGTCTATGCGGGCTATACGGACATTTATCAAAGCCAAGGCAGCCTGCTGGGCCACGATCATAGCCCGATGCCACCGGTCACCGGATCGAACTGGGAGGGCGGGCTCAAATGGGCCGCGGCCAACGGCAAGCTCAATCTGTCGCTCGCAGGCTACCAGATCAGGCAAAAAGGCTTTGCCACGCTCGATCCGCCGGACGGCTCGGAATACGAGGATCTCGGCAATGGCATCGAATGTTGTTTTGTAGCCGACAAGGAAGCGACGCAGGTCAGCAAGGGGATAGATTTCGAAGCCACTGGCGAGATCGTGCGGGGCTGGCAGGTCTCGGCCAGCTACACCTACAACGAAAACAGATACGAGGGGATCTCTTACGCCACCCAGGAAGGAACCCCGCTCGTCTCGATTCAGCCGAAGCATCTCTACAAACTTTGGATGAGCTACGATTTCGGAGCGGCAGGGCGTGAAGGCCTGTTCTCCGGCCTGACTCTGTCTGGCGGGGTCAACGGCCAGTCGTCGGCCTTTTACGCCGGCACGGTCTGCAAGACGGACTTTATCGTCACCAGCTCGACGTCGGGCATTCAGAGTTGTCCGGGCAAAATCATCGATGACGTATATGTGCCCGGGTCTGTCGATTACGCGTTCACCGTGCCCGGCCATGCGGTGGTTTCCGCGCGGATCGATTATCGGTTTTCCGGCACCTGGTCGGCGGCCCTCAATCTCGATAACATTTTCGACAAGGTCTATTATCAAACGGTCGGAAGCTCGCCGAGCGGCGGCAACTGGTACGGCACCCCGCGCAGCTTCACCGCGACGCTCCGCGCCAAGTGGTGA
- a CDS encoding FecR domain-containing protein: MSSDPSSPERRAAREWVLRLAASEIDDAALAELAGWRRAPTNNAAFEKERRLYRALGPLEETFAAQPTTAARRTRRRAALVSATGALAAAAIAWLALDPFTLMAADRVTGSGEIAAMALPDGSRALLDSESALAVEYRGGERRVRILRGEAWFDVKHDPAHPFTVEANGATARALGTAYGVERGEDGGVSLAVTRGLVGFTASEGGTMLRVPAGATARIDTGTFEPRLRTAKPGDALAWRSGRIVIENRSLGEVAAELSRYRRGTIVVLGAAASRRVSGVLKVDEIDRGLAGLAAAQGLSVTHLTPWLVVLR, translated from the coding sequence ATGAGCAGCGATCCTTCCTCCCCTGAACGGCGCGCCGCGCGCGAATGGGTGCTGCGGCTGGCCGCCAGCGAGATCGACGATGCGGCACTCGCCGAACTCGCCGGCTGGCGCCGCGCGCCGACCAACAATGCCGCCTTCGAAAAGGAGCGCCGGCTCTATCGCGCGCTCGGTCCGCTCGAGGAAACCTTCGCCGCGCAGCCGACGACAGCGGCCCGCCGCACGCGCCGGCGCGCCGCGCTGGTGTCGGCCACAGGCGCGCTGGCCGCCGCGGCGATCGCGTGGCTCGCGCTCGATCCGTTCACGCTGATGGCGGCGGACCGGGTAACCGGCTCGGGCGAGATCGCGGCAATGGCGCTGCCCGACGGATCGCGCGCGCTGCTCGACAGCGAGAGCGCACTCGCGGTCGAGTATCGCGGCGGCGAGCGCCGGGTTCGCATCCTGCGCGGCGAGGCGTGGTTCGACGTCAAGCATGATCCCGCCCACCCCTTCACGGTGGAGGCGAACGGCGCCACCGCCCGCGCGCTCGGCACCGCCTATGGAGTCGAGCGCGGGGAAGACGGCGGGGTTTCGCTCGCGGTGACCCGCGGGCTGGTGGGCTTCACCGCCAGCGAAGGGGGCACGATGCTGCGCGTGCCGGCGGGCGCGACCGCGCGGATCGACACCGGCACCTTCGAACCGCGCCTCCGCACCGCGAAGCCGGGTGACGCGCTCGCGTGGCGCAGCGGCCGGATCGTGATCGAGAACCGTTCGCTCGGCGAAGTCGCGGCGGAACTGAGCCGCTATCGCCGCGGCACGATCGTGGTGCTCGGCGCCGCCGCTTCGCGCCGGGTCAGCGGCGTGCTGAAGGTCGACGAGATCGACCGAGGCCTCGCAGGCCTCGCCGCCGCACAGGGCCTCAGCGTGACCCACCTCACCCCGTGGCTGGTGGTGCTGCGCTAG